A genomic segment from Streptomyces sp. NBC_00654 encodes:
- a CDS encoding RNA polymerase sigma factor SigF — MAAMSVRTTGADPGTLPWIEETGKVAPQDARALSKVFFDRLQVLEEGTHEYQYARNTLIEMNLSLVRFAASRFRNRGGDDTEDIIQVGTIGLIKAIDRFDLSREVEFATFAVPYIVGEIKRFFRDTSWSVHVPRRLQELRVDLAKAKEQLSAELDREPTVKELAARLDLPEEEIIEGLVAANGYSAGSLDTPSADSDSGQDQRAYADLLGETDPAMETVENLHTLAPLLEQLDERERRIVQMRFGDEMTQAQIGAELGVSQMHVSRLLSRIVQRLRTGMSVVA, encoded by the coding sequence ATGGCGGCCATGTCCGTGCGAACCACCGGAGCCGACCCGGGCACACTGCCCTGGATCGAGGAGACCGGGAAGGTCGCGCCACAGGACGCCCGCGCCCTGTCGAAGGTGTTCTTCGACCGGCTCCAGGTCCTTGAGGAGGGCACGCACGAGTACCAGTACGCGCGCAACACCCTCATCGAGATGAACCTGTCGCTGGTGCGTTTCGCCGCCTCCCGGTTCCGCAACCGCGGCGGTGACGACACCGAGGACATCATCCAGGTCGGCACCATCGGGCTGATCAAGGCGATCGACCGCTTCGACCTGTCCCGGGAGGTCGAGTTCGCCACCTTCGCCGTGCCGTACATCGTCGGCGAGATCAAGCGCTTCTTCCGGGACACCTCCTGGTCCGTCCACGTGCCGCGGCGGCTCCAGGAACTGCGCGTGGACCTGGCGAAGGCCAAGGAACAGCTGTCGGCGGAGCTGGACCGCGAACCCACGGTCAAGGAGCTCGCCGCCCGTCTGGACCTCCCGGAGGAGGAGATCATCGAGGGTCTGGTCGCCGCCAACGGCTATTCGGCGGGTTCCCTCGACACCCCGTCGGCCGACAGCGACTCGGGTCAGGACCAGCGGGCCTACGCGGATCTGCTGGGCGAGACGGACCCCGCCATGGAGACCGTCGAAAACCTGCACACCCTGGCGCCGCTCCTGGAGCAGCTGGACGAGCGGGAGCGCAGAATCGTCCAGATGCGGTTCGGGGACGAGATGACGCAGGCACAGATCGGCGCGGAGCTGGGCGTCTCCCAGATGCATGTGTCGCGGCTGCTGTCGCGGATCGTGCAACGCCTGCGCACGGGCATGTCCGTGGTGGCCTGA
- a CDS encoding SDR family NAD(P)-dependent oxidoreductase → MTVTEDNPEFAPGIEEFGAGIDPERLAVCLSVLDELDSIEIDHPDAVAVRRATAGVYRTVKQRRRQERRAAKTAHDKAVTEATATGSAERIDDETQGVLPSSSAEAEIAGILQRPRSCYICKTRYVEVDAFYHQLCQRCAKENRARRDARTDLTGRRALLTGGRAKIGMYIALRLLRDGAHTTITTRFPNDAIRRFKAMPDSDEWIHRLKIVGIDLRDPAQVVALADSVAAEGPLDILINNAAQTVRRSPQAYSELVGAESAPLPAGELPAAEVIGTFGSGTVDRVAALPAARREGLSAQDVTELALVTGSASPARIAAGTAIDAGGLVPDLHDTNSWIQTVEEVEPIELLEVQLCNSTAPFILISRLRPAMAATAAKRAYVVNVSAMEGVFSRGYKGAGHPHTNMAKAALNMLTRTSAQEMFEKDGILMTAVDTGWITDERPHPDKMRLAEEGFHAPLDLVDGAARVYDPIVRGEEGEELYGCFLKDYAPAGW, encoded by the coding sequence ATGACGGTGACAGAGGACAACCCGGAGTTCGCTCCCGGAATCGAAGAGTTCGGTGCCGGTATCGACCCGGAGCGACTGGCCGTCTGCCTGAGCGTGCTCGACGAACTCGACTCCATCGAGATCGACCACCCGGACGCCGTCGCCGTGCGCCGGGCCACCGCGGGCGTCTACCGCACGGTGAAGCAGCGCCGCCGCCAGGAGCGCCGGGCGGCGAAGACCGCGCACGACAAGGCCGTCACCGAAGCCACCGCGACCGGCTCCGCCGAGCGCATCGACGACGAGACCCAGGGCGTCCTGCCCTCGTCCTCGGCCGAGGCGGAGATCGCCGGGATACTCCAGCGGCCCCGGTCCTGCTACATCTGCAAGACCCGCTACGTCGAGGTGGACGCCTTCTACCACCAGCTCTGTCAGCGGTGCGCCAAGGAGAACCGGGCCCGGCGCGACGCCCGGACGGACCTCACGGGGCGCCGTGCGCTGCTCACCGGCGGCCGGGCGAAGATCGGTATGTACATCGCGCTGCGGCTGCTGCGCGACGGTGCGCACACCACCATCACCACCCGCTTCCCCAACGACGCGATCCGCCGCTTCAAGGCGATGCCGGACAGCGACGAGTGGATCCACCGGCTGAAGATCGTCGGCATCGACCTCCGTGACCCGGCCCAGGTCGTGGCTCTCGCCGACTCGGTCGCCGCCGAGGGGCCCCTGGACATCCTGATCAACAACGCCGCCCAGACCGTGCGCCGGTCCCCGCAGGCGTACAGCGAGCTGGTCGGTGCGGAATCGGCGCCGCTGCCCGCGGGCGAGCTGCCCGCGGCCGAGGTGATCGGCACCTTCGGCAGCGGCACCGTGGACCGGGTCGCCGCGCTGCCCGCCGCCCGCAGGGAGGGGCTCAGCGCGCAGGACGTCACCGAGCTCGCCCTGGTCACGGGCTCGGCCTCGCCGGCGCGCATCGCCGCCGGTACCGCGATCGACGCGGGCGGGCTCGTCCCGGACCTGCACGACACCAACAGCTGGATCCAGACGGTCGAGGAGGTCGAGCCGATCGAGCTCCTCGAAGTCCAGCTCTGCAACTCGACCGCGCCGTTCATCCTGATCAGCCGGCTCCGCCCGGCGATGGCGGCCACGGCCGCGAAGCGCGCGTACGTGGTGAACGTCTCCGCGATGGAGGGGGTCTTCAGCCGCGGTTACAAGGGCGCCGGCCACCCGCACACCAACATGGCCAAGGCCGCCCTGAACATGCTGACCCGCACCAGCGCCCAGGAGATGTTCGAGAAGGACGGCATCCTGATGACCGCCGTCGACACCGGATGGATCACGGACGAGCGTCCGCACCCCGACAAGATGCGCCTCGCCGAGGAGGGCTTCCACGCCCCTCTCGACCTGGTCGACGGTGCCGCCCGGGTCTACGACCCGATCGTGCGCGGGGAAGAGGGCGAAGAGCTGTACGGCTGCTTCCTCAAGGACTACGCGCCCGCGGGCTGGTGA
- a CDS encoding (2Fe-2S)-binding protein gives MDLTRAASVGGFFALRTAPVPEGAHRPLARLYAGETAPLTARIDRVAARLQAPERRVAASIAHLGLAARLWSVALGPAALFGQFPDIAPEALHWDPEHTSPDDLWLADPEAVPGTAERLREAVQYGHLVPLAAAMRRDGNISGRLLWGNAGSALAGAVRELVAWARTNSRPDVAHRARALGAELFDDPDLRTTGAPHTPAFRRRSCCLYYRCPAGGLCGDCVFDAPPVAR, from the coding sequence ATGGACCTGACCCGAGCGGCCTCGGTGGGCGGATTCTTCGCCCTCAGGACCGCCCCCGTCCCCGAGGGGGCCCACCGGCCGCTGGCACGGCTGTACGCAGGGGAAACGGCGCCGCTCACGGCCCGTATCGACAGGGTCGCCGCCCGGCTCCAGGCTCCCGAGCGCCGGGTCGCCGCCTCCATCGCCCACCTCGGTCTCGCGGCGCGGCTCTGGTCCGTCGCGCTGGGGCCGGCCGCGCTTTTCGGCCAGTTCCCGGACATCGCGCCCGAGGCACTGCACTGGGACCCGGAGCACACCTCCCCGGACGACCTGTGGCTGGCGGACCCGGAAGCGGTGCCGGGCACCGCCGAGCGGCTGCGCGAGGCCGTCCAGTACGGACACCTCGTGCCGCTCGCCGCGGCGATGCGGCGCGACGGGAACATCTCCGGCCGGCTGCTGTGGGGCAACGCGGGCTCGGCGCTCGCCGGTGCCGTACGCGAACTCGTCGCCTGGGCGCGGACGAACTCCCGCCCGGACGTGGCGCACCGGGCCCGTGCGCTGGGGGCCGAACTCTTCGACGATCCGGACCTGCGGACCACCGGTGCTCCGCACACACCGGCGTTCCGGCGGCGCAGTTGCTGTCTGTACTACCGGTGTCCGGCGGGCGGGCTGTGCGGCGACTGCGTCTTCGACGCACCACCCGTGGCGCGCTGA
- a CDS encoding ATP-binding protein, which produces MNEQVTSRPVGRSEESRPTEMLHSAAVFDGEPGCIAQARALADRFLARLAAEWLAVLGEHTRNDLMLAVSELVTNADRYSHGPYLLELEGTAERISVTVYDSSTALPVLYAPDPARPGGHGMEIVVALCDRLTAERVPVGKRIRAEFELSS; this is translated from the coding sequence ATGAACGAACAGGTCACCTCGCGACCGGTCGGCCGCTCCGAGGAGTCACGGCCCACCGAGATGCTGCACAGCGCCGCCGTGTTCGACGGCGAGCCGGGCTGCATAGCGCAGGCCCGTGCCCTGGCCGACCGGTTCCTGGCGCGGCTCGCGGCCGAATGGCTGGCGGTGCTGGGGGAACACACCCGCAACGACCTGATGCTGGCGGTCAGCGAACTGGTCACCAACGCCGACCGGTACAGCCACGGGCCCTATCTCCTGGAGCTGGAGGGCACCGCCGAGCGCATCAGCGTCACGGTGTACGACAGCAGCACGGCACTGCCCGTGCTCTACGCGCCCGATCCGGCCCGGCCCGGCGGCCACGGCATGGAGATCGTCGTCGCGCTGTGCGACCGGCTGACCGCCGAGCGGGTGCCGGTGGGCAAGCGCATCCGGGCGGAGTTCGAGCTGAGCAGTTGA